One Pomacea canaliculata isolate SZHN2017 linkage group LG1, ASM307304v1, whole genome shotgun sequence genomic window, TGCAGTCAGGGAGACTTAACACTCAAGCTAAAAAAACAGTAGGTGTGCACTCCTTACATGATGGACGATGAAAAAATGCTAAAAGGGtgaaaagatattttactttttgcatgTTGATTGCCACACATTCTTTTAATCCTATACATTTCTaattattaaatcattttaatatgattataaTGCCTGAACTTTAAAGTCTAGTCATTTAGGTGATTGTCTTCGATGGTTACACAGACGTTTCCCTTGTGTGTGCAAGGGCTGACATGACAGTCTGCAGTGCCATATGCTCCATGACAAACGATGACCCTTACTTGTCTGTTGTACACGAGGCATTCAGGGGACCAAAGACAATGACGTCACGACAAACAGCAAACAGCGCCGCCATTCACACCACGTGATCGGCTGGAGCAGGCCACGAGGGCCAACAGATGTCCTAGTCATGCCACAGACACAGACCTTTGACATTTCTGACATTTGACCCAGCAGACACAGCGGACTTAGGACCTGGGAACGACCAACATGGCGATGTCATGAAAAGAAGTTAACGACTGTAGTCTGGAACTGTGCTGGTGAGGTGGCGACGCCAGAGCCGTCTAGCGGTGACTTGAGATGGCCAGACTATAGCCTGAACACGATGTTTACTACCCAGGGCCTGTTACTCACCTGACAAGGGTGTGCTCTGCCATGTTTATTGATGTGGCAAGCTTTCCCGCTATTGCAAAAGTAAACAACTCTTTTCCAGAAAAATTGTTGTTGGCCTGAGAGAAATGGATACTCAGAAAACTGTGAATCCTTCAGACCTTGCATGTAAAGCACAGGGCTTAACTATAATCAAAGGGTTTCTCTTTTCGTCACGAATGTGAGTCAGCTCCTCAGTCCACCTGGTTTAAGAAACAGATGGAAGCAGTCTGGTGACTGGTGTGCTGTTGAGTGCGAGCGAAACCAGGAATTGTGACAAAACCAGAATGAAATaacaagggaagaaaaattCCCAAACAGCCACCGGAGAGAGATGCCTGAGAGATGTTTACAGGGGAACTATGACATGTTGTGAACTCTAGAAACATATCAACGCCTAGTTTCTGTTCATTGTGTTAACACGATGTACTTGCAAGTTGAATATAATTAGAATATAATCAAATATTATATTGTTTAGGCCATCGGCCCGTAACAGAAGGGTGACATCAACTGACATTATACATTTCTAATGCACTACATAAAGATATGTTGCAACATGTTTGATACATAGAGCAGATAACTGTACagtgtattattattagagCACATCTATATGGAGACTAAAATACTACATATAATCAGATAAAGAGCGAgcaagacagacagagagagagcgagcgagagtgagagcgagcgagagagatagatagagatagatagatagagatagatagatagagagaGCAGCAAACAAATTATTGTTCAGGCCATCGACCCGCATGACAGGGAGTGGTAAGAAGTCTTGTAATTGTcataaaaaattcacaaaaaatacacacagcaacacagcATTTTTCCGATTCCCTTAAAAATGTCGAGCACATGTTATCGGCCTGTTCCTGCCGCTAAGTAGAACCTTAACTTAAAGACCAATGGACTTTATTAAATGTCAAAGGTATATATTTCTCTCGAAGAACAGTATACCCGAGACTGTCGGGGCCCGAGACACATCAACCTCAAATAAAGTTCTGTTTCATTTCTATCTGTGCAGACTGGACAGCTGCAATGAGAAGATAACTTATTGCCTGTTACTGTTATTACAGACACCCACTCTGTATCTGACTGAAGCAGGTGTAATGTTGGCATTGCTTGAGTTGTACAGGTGATGACATAAGTAAAAGAGGATCTAAACGAATTATGGAagtgataaaagaaaactacttTCAGGGGTATTAAgatcagtctgtcagtctgtaaatatttatcttgGTGTACAACCGGGAGATCGttaaacacttttaaacaaTAGTTGAACCATTCGTTTTTACTAATTTAATTTTGAGTTGGCTTGTTATTGTCAAGTGTTTCTTCGGtacaattttttatatttgtcattcttcatttttataaacGCTTTGTAGAGGTTTCTGTTCATTGTATAAAGAAGTTCAGTGAccgctgttgttttctttcttttcaacccCCGCAAGCACATGACTCacctatttcctttttttcttacattcgTTATCGATCCATGATTGgctttttctttaacttctatgacaattttttttcatttactggCGAAGTCCCTCGTTGAACTTGGAATAGCGCATCAATATTCGTGTTAATAAGGTGAGCAGCATCATTAAAGTTTGGTTAACATGCTCTGACTAAGTGCAAGAAAACTCCACTTGTATTTTCATCCCAAGTGATTCGATCACACTAACGACAGCCTCTGTGTGCCGTGGGAAGTCGCGAGGGTCTGCGATGACTTTCAGCATCTCTGCAGCAACAGCACCGGAAGACTTGCTAGTAAAAGTAGCCAAACAGCCCCTGTCTGCTCCATCAAGCAGTGTGACCGGCCCGCTGTCCGGCCAGCTACTTCTGGCTGCCGGTCGTAACTGACCGCTGCAGAGGTCAGGAGAGGTCTCAGTGCATTTCGGGAAAATGTCTGGTTAGGCAGTATGTATTACAATCAAATTCTAGCCTTGATGAACCAAGAAATCAGACAGAAGAAAGTTCGCCCTTGTTTCTCGTTTCAAACGTGACTGGTAATATGTCGCTTCAAGCATGTGTCCAAACTAGGGCTGGCTTTGTCTGAAGAAGACGCCAGACATGAGTCGGTGTGGACTTCTTCGAGCACAAGGTGGCCGGAGCCGTCATCAGCTGTACGCTTGTATCCTGCTGAGCTCCATACGGGACTCAGCTAAACCCCACAATGTCATCCTTGTCCAAGTATATGCTCTAGCTTCCACGTATGGATACAACGAAGTGGAAGAGTTTTACCAACAACTGGACAAAGTTGTAAAGGCAGTTTTGAAAAAGGACACACACGTTGCATGGTGACTGAAGCACCAAGGTCGGCCCAGATGCCTACCAGCAATGGGCAGAAACGGTGGACAAACTTGGCCTTGGTGAAACCAATGACACGGGCATTACACTCTTAGAATTTGCGCACAGCCAGATAATCACCATAGCCAACACCTTACATCCCCACAAGAAATCACGGACGGCCACGTGGCACTCCTCAGACAGATTGGTCCATATCATGATGCCGAGATGCTtgaaatccagcatcaacaaagccagtGATTACCCAGTCACTGACATAGGTAGCGACCATGACATCGAACCTGAAAGCGACGAGATTCTCAAACATTCCCCACTTCGCTTTTATTTGTGGAAGTTGCAAGACCCAAACTTTGCAGAAGTCTTCAAGGCCACAGTTGAAGAAAACTTTGCGTCACTGAACCTGTGGaatgtgatgtagacaccctcgctggaaacatcaaagaggggCTACTATCAATACCCCAAGAGGTTATAGGGcgatcaagaaaacaaaaaccagccATGGGTCATGAAAGATATCCTAGACCTCTGTGATCATAGGAGGGTCtttaagagagaaaagaagcagCTACCATTtagaaagggatgaaggcaacTAGGGAGAAATGGATCGAGAACCACATTACAACCTTCACAGAAGAGCTGCTAGCaaaagaacaggctggcttcagaccacgTAGAAGAACAGttaagcagatcttcaactgtcgcattctcgtagaaaagcatcttcagcatcgcCGGAACCTTTACAACAACTTCATTAGCTTTAAAAAGGTATTTAAAAGAGTCTGGCACAAGGTCAAGGATGATCCCTATCACCGGtgttgtttaatatcttcttggagaacatcatgctcgaaGCTCTCCACAACCATCACACTTCTGTTTCCGTTGGTGCCTACACTTTGCGGAGGACAAAGACCTGTTAAGAGGCACTGACTAAGAACTACAAGACCTCACCGACAGACTGACAGTTGAAATGCATATGGAATAAACACCAGCACTGAAAATagcaaagttatggtcaatggcagCGTCAATGTAGAGATATACATGAAAGGGGTACAGCTCGAAGATAAAGCAGCTTCAAATGCCTGAGCTACTATCTCCAAAGAAGGATGCTTCAATCAAGATATCCTCTTCAGGATCACGACGGCAATAGCGACAATGTATAGACCAGATAGGagctggcatagccataagataaggttcaccaCCAAGTTTAACCTGTACTAATCCCTGGTAGTGTCCAtgtggtcttctttggtcatgtgacttggacgacaccctgtcgaagactgtccttcaaggggtgtccagtcacttaatccccagacacttaatccccagacacttcatccccgacacttaatcccgacacttaatccccgacacttaatcctttataaagcattatgtaatgcttctttcaaagcattgaattagaatacgtcatcgacacacacttattcctgtacagagcaatgtgtgatgtgtgatttcTATTCACTGATTCTTCTATAAAGCACTGTTTAATGCCTCTATAAAAGTGTTGAGttagtaagatatttttattcttcgttgaACGACAGTTCTGTGAACTTGAAATATTATAACCGTAAGAGAAATGCCTTTGGAGTTCACAATAAGGAGTAAAGGTCGATCTATACTAGTTCATGATGGATATGAACTCTGGCTCAAGAAGAAGGCGCTAAACGGAAACCTGAACTGGAGATGTATCAAGCATCAATCACTCAAGTGTCTGGTCACGTTAGTGACAGTTGGAAATGAAATAATCAAGCAGAGAGAAGGCGATGGCAAACAATGCAGTgagaaaaatgaaggagaagatgACTGAATGAACAACAACGCCGGGGGCTTGTCATTCTGCAGTAAACGTCAACTTACCTCCATAGGTTCTCATGGCTCTACCAtgctgtacctccgatcattagcttacctttcatattgatttaCAACAActacctcgcgaacactcaagaacaattttcatatcatattgttgaagaacattaaatttactagcttatatgaactttaactaatgttgtagatgttcaaatgacgttgaagttaatagcatgatttgaatttgaattatttgaattttaattaaatttttcgctgacttcataatttttatagttaaggatttagtttagggattaagtgtctggggattaagtgcttagggattaaaagtctaggggattaagtgtcggggatgaagtgtctggggattaagtgactgggaacccctTCAAGGCACCCTGGAGGGAAGTCGACGCCAcggtgaccagaggaagaactgactgacGAATGTCAAAAACTGGACTGGTCGTcgtgtacaggacctgctgactatcgcccacagtCGACAAGAGTGGGGGAACCCTGTCAGTCTGTCCCCAGCCACAGGTGTCTGGAGTAAATATCTCGTTATTATTCCAACGACTACCAAAAATTTAGTAACGTACACAATTCTGAGATTACAAAACAAGTCAACCTTGAGATAAGCAACTAGCTCTCTTGAAGTGTAGTTGTCGTCATCTTTGTTTCGCATGGAAGGGAAAAGGTAGGAGTTTAGTGAAGTGGCTACATGGATTTTATTTCCTGAGAAACAAGCATAACAAAAGAACAACTAAaggtaagcacacacacacacacacggagttAATAGCATCAGGTAAGGTGTGACTGTGCTAGCATTATCATAGTTATCTCTTGGTTTATTACTGGTCGACCGTTGTTCTGCTAGTACTATCATGGTCTATCTCTTGGCTCATTACTGATCCATCGTCAGTCTACgaaatgtaataaatttgtgaGAACTTGTGTCACTGACCTCAGGTTTTCTTCCGCAGGGCGTGTGTCGCAACCTGACCTGCCCGGCCGGCAAGTTGTTGGACGCGGAGaacagcacgtgcagcacggGCTGGCGAATATCCGGGGCCTGATTTACAAGCTGAACATCAACCTCGTTCCCACCACGGAACTCGCCTTGAATACATCCAGGAAAGAGTCATTTGGAGGAGCTGGTGCTGCAACTTCAACGGcaacttgaaaacaaaacacaaaactatgCTTATGAATACGTCTTCACGATCACTTTagagttatttttttctaactgtaCAGATCAAGCAAAGATAGTCAAAATAATGCTTACAGGGGACATAACAGcgtcaagggagataaaaagaGACATTGCAGAGGGTTTCTTAGTTCAGAATCTCCTCATTGATAATTGGATTGTGCAGAGGTTAGATTTTAAGGAGAAAGTAATTCTCATTCAGCACATCGATCTAGAATCGTCCCAAAACACCACgacagttgaaaaaaatgtgactatCTACAAAAATGGTTATAGCACATGGGCTCAAGACGCGTTAAAAGGCCCGTATGTAGCGGAAACACGAAGAATAAGGCTTGTATACGCATTGGTGAAAGGCCCTCcttcaacaaataatttttccgACGTTCGAGAATTCTTCGCAATTAAAAGAACCATTCCAGAAcccttgaaaataaaaatgagccCCTTGCTTTTATGCGCCTTCCTCCAACTCTCGAGGGACGAATTCATGATAAGGGAGGGGGCAGATGGCCAGAAACGACTGGTCGTGGTTAGTGAACATGAGGAGGCGGAGTTAGACAGACTGTTGTACGTGAGGCTGGAGGACAACGAGGTGCTCAACGTGTGCATAGAAACATTAGAAGCCCTCAAGCATGTCCCTAAGGTCAGGTCCTCCCCGCTGTGGCAACACCTCCTGTCCTGGATCGCCATCCCCATGTCTATTCTCTGCGTGGTCCTCACATTCGTTGTCTACGCCTTACTTCCGGCACTGCGCACGCAGCCGGGGCTAAACGTGATGGGCACGTGCGCCGCTCTCTTCGTCGCGCAGGTGGCGCTGATGCTGGCGTCAAACCTTCAGACCTCTGGAGTGTGGTGCCAGGCCCTGGGGATATTAGTTCACGAGGCTTGGCTGAGCGTCTTCTGCTGGATGGTCGTGTGTTCCATGCACATGTTCCAGGTGTTCTCTGCCAAAACTCGCCACGAGTCCAGGTCGCTGATCTGGAAAACACGCAAAACATCGCGGTGTCCATCGCACTTCCGGCTGTCGTGGTGGCGCTAGTAGTCGCTGTCTCGTACGTGCAATCGAAAGGCGAGTCTATCGGCTACAGCAGCGAGTCTTGTTTCCTGAGCTCGCAGCTGCTGGTGGGAACGGCCATGGTGCTGCCACTGTCTGTCATTGTGGTGCTCAACCTGGTGCTGTTCTTGCTGACACTCAGGCGAATCCACGAGGTGAAGAAACTGAAGCCACACTCGGACTCCAGACAGGAGACCCACCAGCACgtgtgggtgtgcgcgcgcCTGTCGATGCTTACCGGCGTCATGTGGACGTTGTCGCTCCTGTCAGAAGGTCTTGATCTGGACTGGCTGCGCGGTCTGTCTATCCTAGCTAATGGCGGGCAAGGAGTTCTTCTGTTAATGTCTTATGTCACTACTCGGCGCGTGCGCATCTGCTGTACGCACGTCTTGGATACTATAGTGACGTCACGTCGAACACACAGTCGACAACCGACAAACTCTCGTCAACCGTTGTGTCTACTATTCACAACTTGGAGCAAAAATCGTAGTCTGAAAAGCATATTCAGATTGTTGTTTGGGCATCCTTGATGGGTTAGCTTACAGGATGAATTACCTCCATCCTAGGAGAAAATATGACggaagaagaaaaacgaaaattAGACAACAAAAACCTAGGGTTCATAAAGATGAGATAATGACAAGGATAACGTCTACTAATGTTGATGTCCGAAAATAGTAAATATCTTAGTACAGGAAAAAAAGCTATTTACAGACTGCAGTCCTTATATCCGATAAGGAACTGAAAACGTCTGTAAAGATGAACTAAGAtaggaatttttattatttacacataacTAAGCAAAAGGGAGCTCAGTCAAAGTTTGATAAGTATTTGAAATGTTAATCTCTATTTGTAACTGAGGTAAATTTGATCGTTTATCTGTGACTCATGTTTCATTTATGAAACTTTACCATTGGTTATCttatttgttttgacttttgtaTTTAACTTCAGACTTAAAAGGTTCAACGTGCAGACTGATaactttcctttttcattttactgCTAATGTTTAAACACGTTTACTGTCTACAATAAGGCAATGCTAATGTGTCTACATTCTTACACTatctgcagtcacgtgaccagatgcTAGCCTGGTTCTATGTCGTTGGTTATTACAGTTTGTTTGTCAGACAGGGAGAGCAGGGGGAAAGTTTTTACCGGTAAGAGTTGTCACCCCGCTCACTATGTGGTCTCTACTCCCCACTACAAGGGCGAGAACTGAAGTCCGGCAATCGTCACTGGCTGTCCCTGTCTTTAATTAAACAATTCCGCTCTTTACTCATCAGAAGGTCTGTGGGACTCAACAATATCGCCTGTTCCTTCTACTGCCAGATTGCACGAGCGATGTCAGCGACACCACGTGTTTGGCTGCAGAGTAAGACTAGGATGACACTGTCAGACTTCTGTCTAAAGGTCTCTTGTGACAGCCTGAGACGATTCCTGACCACCGCTACAGCTTGCCATGGATGGAATGTTCCACACCTGTAGCAGGTCCCGTAATGACTCTTATCACAACAGTCATCGTCTTTAGTAGGAAGCGCTTCACTGCTTGTCACTATGACAGCGAATGTCCttggttcagatcccgtctcggcATCCAGTGCTTTCGCTGCGTACATCTCTTGACAGAGTCAGCTGTTTCACCCGATATATTCTTTGTAGCTGGTGCGGATTGTGACAATAGGACCCTCAATAGGACCTTCTCATCCTACCTTTTTGCTTATAGTGAGATGTTCCTTGCGTTATCTGAGTATTGACGCAGTAATTTTGTGACATGTAATTGTAATATAATAACGTTTGTGTGTATAGAACACCTAATTCTACTAATTAAAGTGGAGACACGAACACACATCAGCAAACATGAAATATCGTTAGCGTAGAAAGTGAGCGAAGCTGTTAGAGTAGAGACAAGCTACAGGCTATCATCAGTGTCCATGTGTTGTCCACGGTGTCATCAGAAAAATGTTATACTTTCCATAGGacctttatttgttatttcaaaTAACCCTgccatttcaaaataattagaTCAACATATCTAAAGAATATCGGGtcatttaaatatgaaatatgtttaatacgctttataaaaattacatttgatgCATTAATAAACTCTTATCAATAtaggcatttatttttatttctatgtacacacaaacacattctataattataataaagggTTATTTTTGCTGAGTATcgttactttatttttattagtacaAAAATACTGACTCGCCTACGTTTTGTAACGGTACACCAAAGATTATACACGCTTATTACTTTGTATCCTACAGGAAACTACAGCCACTAATATTCAGAACGGTATTGTTGTGCTTATGCTGTAGGTACGATGTGTATCATTGAGAACATTTATCTTTGAATAGACTGTAACTGTATTTGttgtattataaattatatcaaCTATATCTCAGTTCAAGCAGACgaaataaatgtctttaaatgaGTGTCGTGTTGTTTTACTATCGAGCAGCGTTCGACTTTTAAATCTTGTTATCTGCTATCAAAAGCCATACAAACCAACATTTCACACCACTTCTTGCTTATTACTAAGACCCAGCAGTCATGGCGTCTAGCTGGAGTCACAGGAAGCAAcacagacaggaagtgacgcagaCAGAGCCTCGTTTTCAAATTTTAGCAGCGCCACTCTACTCCAGGAAGCACAGAAGGTTAATCAACAAGTTAGACAAAGGAGGATGgcttgaaaatgtgtttactttCGTGCCACCCATCTCCTCAACAGATGGATTCATCCAGTCACTAAAGCCACCATAGCCACGTATTCCGCCTGCTTTTATTTTAGAGGATCACAAGGCTACACCAAGATATGCAGGATACAC contains:
- the LOC112576688 gene encoding uncharacterized protein LOC112576688 produces the protein MLTGDITASREIKRDIAEGFLVQNLLIDNWIVQRLDFKEKVILIQHIDLESSQNTTTVEKNVTIYKNGYSTWAQDALKGPYVAETRRIRLVYALVKGPPSTNNFSDVREFFAIKRTIPEPLKIKMSPLLLCAFLQLSRDEFMIREGADGQKRLVVVSEHEEAELDRLLYVRLEDNEVLNVCIETLEALKHVPKVRSSPLWQHLLSWIAIPMSILCVVLTFVVYALLPALRTQPGLNVMGTCAALFVAQVALMLASNLQTSGVWCQALGILVHEAWLSVFCWMVVCSMHMFQVFSAKTRHESRSLIWKTRKTSRCPSHFRLSWWR